The nucleotide window CGCCAGCGCGATCGCGTTGACGACGAGCAGGAACAGCCCGAGGGTGAGGATGACCAGCGGCAGCGAGAGGATGGACAGGATCGGCTTGACGACGACGTTGACGATGCCGAGCAGCAACGCGATGCCGAGCAACGCCAGCCAGGTCCCGGTGAACTCCAGGCCCTCGAGCAGCATGACGGCGACCCACAGCGCCGCGGCGTTGATGAGGATCTTCAAGAGCGCGCCCACGCGCCTTCCCTTCGTCGTCTCCGCCGGTGCGAGCGAACGCCGCCGGTGTGCGGGCGAACGCTAGCTGTAGTTCCTCGCAACGTTGTTCACAGAGTGAGAGCCTCCCGGCTCATCC belongs to Egicoccus sp. AB-alg6-2 and includes:
- a CDS encoding phage holin family protein; translation: MGALLKILINAAALWVAVMLLEGLEFTGTWLALLGIALLLGIVNVVVKPILSILSLPLVILTLGLFLLVVNAIALAIVIALSNALDLGLTSDGFGWTFLGALVISIVSWGLEAVTGR